The following proteins are co-located in the Oceanibaculum indicum P24 genome:
- a CDS encoding class I SAM-dependent methyltransferase — protein MTDPVQDQYEAYPYPGRNPAEEATRLVTGSPSRVLEIDHYLFGGRRDWSQPFRVLVAGGGTGDATVMLAQQLHDKGMKAEITYLDLSTASRRIAEQRIKIRGLTNVTFLSGSLLALAEMGLGGFDYIDCCGVLHHLPDPDAGLASLAGALAPGGGIGIMVYGEYGRAGLYPLQAALQQLAGDLPLKEQVALAKKLLPALPVTNGFRNNRFLGDHRRGDAELVDLLLHRQDRAYTVPQLAELVAGAGLQIASFIEPLRYDPSLYLTDPVLAKRAASLPAPDQAALAERLAGNMKLHIAYLSRESGTVAQPAPEAIPLFIEWEAETVAKAVQQQGGIKGAFDGLPVTLPLPRQAPAILRLIDGTRRMDAIRQETGFTDWENFMAVFRPVWRALNGINRLALRH, from the coding sequence ATGACCGATCCGGTACAGGACCAGTACGAGGCCTATCCCTATCCCGGCCGCAACCCGGCAGAGGAAGCCACGCGGCTCGTCACCGGCTCGCCCAGCCGGGTGCTGGAGATCGACCATTACCTGTTCGGCGGGCGGCGCGACTGGAGCCAGCCCTTCCGCGTGTTGGTGGCCGGTGGCGGTACCGGCGACGCCACGGTGATGCTGGCGCAGCAGCTGCACGATAAGGGCATGAAGGCCGAGATCACCTATCTCGACCTGTCCACGGCCTCGCGCCGCATCGCGGAGCAGCGGATCAAGATACGCGGCCTGACAAACGTGACCTTCCTCTCCGGCTCACTGCTGGCCCTCGCGGAAATGGGCCTCGGCGGCTTCGACTACATCGATTGCTGCGGCGTGCTGCACCATCTTCCCGACCCGGATGCCGGCCTCGCGAGCCTGGCCGGCGCTCTGGCGCCCGGCGGCGGCATCGGCATCATGGTTTATGGCGAATATGGTCGCGCGGGCCTCTATCCGCTGCAGGCGGCGCTGCAACAGCTGGCCGGCGATCTGCCGCTGAAGGAGCAGGTGGCGCTGGCGAAGAAGCTGCTGCCCGCCCTCCCCGTCACCAACGGCTTCCGCAACAACCGCTTCCTCGGCGATCACCGGCGCGGCGATGCGGAGCTGGTGGATTTGCTGCTGCACCGGCAGGACCGCGCCTATACCGTGCCGCAGCTGGCCGAGCTGGTGGCGGGCGCAGGCCTCCAGATCGCCAGCTTCATCGAGCCGTTGCGCTACGACCCGTCCCTCTATCTCACCGACCCGGTGCTGGCCAAGCGGGCGGCTTCGCTGCCGGCGCCAGATCAGGCGGCGCTTGCCGAACGGCTGGCCGGCAACATGAAGCTGCACATCGCCTATCTCAGCCGCGAGTCCGGCACCGTGGCACAGCCCGCACCCGAGGCGATTCCGCTCTTCATCGAATGGGAGGCGGAGACTGTTGCAAAGGCGGTCCAGCAGCAGGGCGGCATCAAGGGCGCCTTCGACGGGCTGCCGGTCACCTTGCCGCTGCCGCGCCAGGCGCCTGCGATCCTGCGGCTGATCGACGGCACGCGCAGGATGGACGCGATCCGTCAGGAGACGGGATTCACCGACTGGGAGAACTTCATGGCCGTCTTCAGACCCGTCTGGCGCGCGCTGAACGGCATCAACCGGCTGGCGCTGCGGCACTAA
- a CDS encoding acetamidase/formamidase family protein, which produces MSKHHELSSSPETCHWGAFDAKIRPVLEVESGDRVTIHTVSGAPEVMPGGDLKVRPELKEIHQKSPRLLPGHILTGPVAVKGAMPGDVLEVRIIDVKLRDEWGWNIIRPLGGTLPDEFPETRLMHIRMDLEKMVAKLPWGVDLPLDPFFGVMGVAPPAGWGAQTSIIPRAMGGNLDIKEIRPGATLYLPVFNEGALFSCGDGHAVQGDGEVCITAIETALSGTFEFIVRKDMSLKLPQAETAKHYITIGLDPDLDEAAKIALRGMIELICAKSNLSREDAYTLCSLACDLRVSQLVNQHKGIHAMLPKTALHGGK; this is translated from the coding sequence ATGAGCAAGCATCACGAACTCTCCTCCAGCCCCGAAACCTGCCACTGGGGCGCGTTCGACGCAAAGATCAGGCCGGTGCTGGAGGTGGAGTCCGGCGACCGGGTGACGATCCACACTGTCTCCGGCGCGCCGGAGGTGATGCCGGGCGGCGACCTGAAGGTGCGCCCGGAGCTGAAGGAGATTCACCAGAAGTCACCGCGCCTGTTGCCCGGCCATATCCTCACCGGCCCGGTGGCGGTGAAGGGGGCAATGCCCGGCGACGTGCTGGAAGTGCGCATCATTGATGTGAAGCTGCGTGACGAATGGGGCTGGAACATCATCCGGCCGCTCGGTGGGACGCTGCCGGACGAGTTCCCGGAAACCCGCCTGATGCACATCCGCATGGATCTGGAAAAGATGGTGGCGAAGCTCCCCTGGGGCGTCGATCTGCCGCTCGACCCGTTCTTCGGCGTGATGGGCGTCGCCCCGCCGGCGGGCTGGGGCGCGCAGACCTCGATCATCCCGCGCGCCATGGGCGGCAATCTCGACATCAAGGAAATACGCCCCGGCGCCACGCTCTATCTGCCGGTGTTCAACGAGGGCGCGCTGTTCTCCTGCGGCGACGGCCATGCCGTGCAGGGCGATGGCGAGGTCTGCATCACCGCCATCGAGACGGCGCTGAGCGGGACCTTCGAATTCATCGTGCGCAAGGATATGAGCCTGAAACTGCCGCAGGCCGAAACCGCGAAGCACTACATCACCATCGGCCTCGACCCCGACCTCGACGAGGCGGCGAAGATCGCGCTGCGCGGCATGATCGAGCTGATCTGCGCCAAGTCCAACCTCAGCCGCGAGGACGCCTATACCCTGTGCAGCCTGGCCTGCGACCTGCGCGTCAGCCAGCTGGTGAACCAGCACAAGGGCATCCACGCCATGCTGCCGAAAACGGCGCTGCACGGCGGGAAGTAG
- a CDS encoding SDR family NAD(P)-dependent oxidoreductase yields the protein MDLGLKGKKAVITGGTRGIGRAIVDILAAEGCDVAFCARKEDEVKAAVQAVSATGAKAYGGTADVGDGDSIRGFIADAAAKLGGIDILVANVSAMGGGNEESAWRASVEVDIMGTMRTVEAALPFLEKAGNGAIVAISSVSGIEISADTVRSYNTVKAAVVAYMSNLAKAHAGKGIRANTVSPGTIYFEGGVWGRTKINDPARYEHFLKKNRAGRMGTPEEVARAAVFLASPAASFVSGTNLVVDGAYTNRIQF from the coding sequence ATGGATCTGGGACTGAAGGGCAAGAAGGCCGTTATCACCGGCGGCACACGGGGCATTGGCCGCGCCATCGTCGATATTCTGGCCGCCGAGGGCTGCGATGTGGCCTTCTGCGCGCGCAAGGAGGATGAGGTGAAGGCCGCCGTTCAGGCCGTCTCCGCCACCGGTGCGAAGGCCTATGGCGGTACCGCCGATGTCGGCGATGGCGACAGCATCCGCGGCTTCATCGCCGATGCGGCGGCGAAGCTGGGCGGTATCGATATCCTCGTCGCCAATGTCAGCGCCATGGGCGGCGGCAATGAGGAGAGCGCCTGGCGTGCCAGCGTCGAGGTGGACATCATGGGCACCATGCGCACGGTGGAGGCCGCCCTGCCCTTCCTGGAGAAGGCCGGCAACGGCGCCATCGTCGCCATCTCCAGCGTGTCGGGCATCGAGATTTCCGCCGATACCGTGCGCTCCTACAACACGGTGAAGGCGGCGGTCGTCGCCTACATGTCAAACCTTGCCAAGGCGCATGCCGGCAAGGGCATCCGCGCCAACACTGTTTCCCCCGGCACGATCTATTTCGAGGGCGGCGTATGGGGCCGCACCAAGATCAACGATCCGGCGCGCTACGAGCATTTCCTGAAGAAGAACCGCGCCGGCCGCATGGGCACGCCGGAGGAAGTGGCCCGCGCCGCCGTGTTCCTGGCGAGCCCGGCCGCCAGCTTCGTCTCCGGCACCAATCTGGTCGTGGATGGCGCCTACACCAACCGCATCCAGTTCTGA
- the pseF gene encoding pseudaminic acid cytidylyltransferase, whose amino-acid sequence MKVAVIPARGGSKRIPRKNIKDFCGRPMIAWSIIAAQKSGLFDHIIVSTEDAEIAQVAREWRAETPFTRPTDLADDHTGTTPVVAHAVEWMQDQGWPVEAVCCLYPASPFIHAEDIRAGLDLLQSGDWAYAFTVTDFPAPIFRSFRQLPEGGVEMFFPEHALTRSQDLPEALHDAAQFYWGTPEAWRSGKPMFAPHTIPLRIPRWRVQDIDNEDDWVRATHLFRLLELHKG is encoded by the coding sequence ATGAAGGTGGCGGTGATCCCGGCGCGGGGCGGCAGCAAGCGCATCCCGCGCAAGAACATCAAGGATTTCTGCGGCCGGCCGATGATCGCCTGGAGCATCATCGCGGCGCAGAAATCCGGCCTGTTCGACCATATCATCGTCTCCACCGAGGATGCCGAGATCGCGCAGGTGGCGCGCGAATGGCGGGCGGAAACGCCGTTCACCCGACCGACCGACCTTGCCGACGATCATACCGGCACCACACCGGTTGTCGCTCATGCCGTGGAGTGGATGCAGGACCAGGGCTGGCCAGTAGAGGCGGTGTGCTGCCTCTACCCCGCCTCCCCCTTCATCCATGCCGAGGATATCCGCGCGGGACTTGACCTGCTGCAATCGGGCGACTGGGCCTATGCCTTCACCGTCACGGACTTCCCCGCCCCGATCTTCCGCTCCTTCCGGCAATTGCCCGAAGGCGGGGTGGAGATGTTCTTCCCCGAACATGCCCTCACCCGATCCCAGGATTTGCCGGAGGCGCTGCATGACGCGGCGCAGTTCTACTGGGGCACGCCGGAGGCCTGGCGTTCCGGCAAGCCGATGTTCGCGCCACACACCATTCCGCTGCGCATTCCGCGCTGGCGCGTGCAGGATATCGACAATGAGGATGACTGGGTCCGCGCCACCCACCTCTTCCGATTGCTGGAACTGCATAAGGGCTGA
- a CDS encoding class I SAM-dependent methyltransferase, with protein sequence MTIDDSRLKRHPLGFLQAAPMPTAQELSDYYASYYQQERSNYRKSYTAQEHAFFDAKLAQRAALAERLRGTGTPGRFLDVGCGEGFALAWFRREGWHVEGIDHSLAGIKAMNPDLSDAVTAGDLFGLLDTRIEAGEKHDLVWLTNVLEHVTDPVGLLERLRRLVAPGGVLAVTVPNDGSAYQEKLLADGHIPERFWIALPDHLAYFTRESLRSIAGATGWDCREIIGDFPIDLFLMHDGSNYVRDRAQGASAHRARVEMELLLAEQPAEAVNRFYAALAEVGLGRNITAFLMPRD encoded by the coding sequence ATGACGATCGACGATTCCCGCCTCAAGCGCCATCCGCTGGGTTTTCTCCAGGCGGCCCCGATGCCGACCGCCCAGGAGCTGAGCGACTATTACGCCAGCTATTACCAGCAGGAGCGCAGCAACTACCGGAAATCCTACACTGCGCAGGAGCACGCCTTCTTCGACGCCAAGCTCGCTCAGCGCGCGGCCCTGGCGGAAAGACTGCGCGGCACGGGTACGCCCGGCCGCTTCCTGGATGTTGGCTGCGGCGAGGGTTTCGCGCTGGCCTGGTTCAGACGCGAAGGCTGGCACGTCGAGGGGATTGATCACAGCCTGGCCGGCATCAAGGCGATGAATCCCGATCTGTCGGACGCCGTCACTGCCGGCGACCTGTTCGGACTGCTGGATACGCGTATCGAGGCTGGCGAAAAACACGACCTCGTCTGGCTGACCAACGTGCTGGAACATGTGACCGATCCGGTCGGGCTGCTGGAACGGCTGCGCCGGCTGGTCGCCCCCGGCGGCGTGCTGGCGGTGACCGTGCCGAATGACGGCTCCGCCTATCAGGAAAAGCTGCTGGCCGATGGCCATATTCCGGAGCGGTTCTGGATCGCCCTGCCCGACCATCTGGCCTATTTCACGCGCGAGAGCCTGCGCTCCATCGCCGGGGCAACCGGCTGGGACTGCCGGGAGATCATCGGCGACTTCCCCATCGACCTGTTTCTGATGCATGACGGCTCCAACTATGTGCGCGACCGCGCGCAGGGCGCTTCAGCGCACCGCGCCCGCGTGGAGATGGAACTGCTGCTGGCCGAACAGCCGGCCGAGGCGGTGAACCGCTTCTATGCCGCGCTGGCCGAGGTCGGGCTGGGCCGCAACATCACCGCCTTCCTGATGCCGCGCGACTGA
- a CDS encoding GNAT family N-acetyltransferase, with the protein MDSPPVTYACMPHPVLEAGSLSVRAVQKTEIEAIRQWRNAQIDVLRQAAPITPEQQEAYFARHIWPQLDSSQPDTILVSYREEDRLIGYGGLVHVAWAHRRAEVSFLLDPVHIGDEKVVARYFGAFLGLMKRLAFADLGLNRLCTETYAIRPHYVAMLEENGFRREGVLRQHVWIGGQPVDSILQGCLAGDGEWADEQ; encoded by the coding sequence ATGGACAGCCCGCCCGTCACCTATGCCTGCATGCCGCATCCGGTACTGGAAGCCGGCAGCCTGTCGGTACGCGCGGTGCAGAAGACGGAGATCGAGGCGATCCGGCAGTGGCGCAATGCGCAGATCGATGTGCTGCGCCAGGCCGCGCCGATCACGCCAGAGCAGCAGGAGGCCTATTTCGCGCGGCATATCTGGCCACAGCTCGACAGTTCGCAGCCAGACACGATTCTGGTCAGCTATCGGGAAGAGGACCGGCTGATCGGCTATGGCGGGCTGGTGCATGTCGCCTGGGCGCACCGGCGGGCCGAGGTCTCCTTCCTGCTCGACCCGGTTCATATCGGCGACGAGAAGGTCGTTGCCCGCTATTTCGGTGCCTTTCTTGGCCTGATGAAAAGGCTGGCCTTCGCCGATCTTGGGCTGAACCGGCTGTGCACCGAGACCTATGCGATCCGCCCGCATTACGTCGCCATGCTGGAAGAGAACGGCTTCCGGCGGGAAGGCGTGCTGCGCCAGCATGTCTGGATCGGCGGGCAGCCGGTCGATTCGATCCTGCAGGGCTGTCTTGCCGGAGACGGTGAGTGGGCGGATGAGCAGTAA
- a CDS encoding ATP-grasp domain-containing protein has translation MSSNRHLLVTSAARKIPLLRAAISAARKLSPDMQVLAGDLDPDAPAQYVADGFWVMPRTDDTALDALIAGCRERGIGFVLPTRDGELLFWARHKARFAGEGIAVLVSPEESVTRCLDKLAFARFGQSGGLPFIPAFEGLEDAGPAPYAVKERFGAGSRAIGLNLDAASAQEHAKGLTAPIFQPFIEGMEISVDAWIDRNHKMKGLVLRRRDRVVDGESQVTTTFRDAAIEDAARTALEALQLCGPVVMQILIDRASQPHIIECNSRFGGASTAGIAAGLDSLYWSLAEAAGKDVVALPFARISGEVRQVRLPADTHFILPA, from the coding sequence ATGAGCAGTAACCGCCATCTTCTGGTGACCAGTGCCGCGCGCAAGATCCCGCTGCTGCGCGCAGCGATCAGCGCCGCGCGGAAACTGTCGCCCGACATGCAGGTGCTGGCCGGCGATCTCGACCCGGACGCCCCGGCGCAATATGTCGCCGACGGGTTCTGGGTCATGCCGCGCACAGACGATACGGCACTGGACGCGCTGATTGCCGGCTGCAGGGAGCGTGGCATCGGCTTCGTATTGCCGACGCGCGATGGCGAATTGCTGTTCTGGGCGCGGCACAAGGCACGCTTCGCCGGCGAGGGCATCGCGGTGCTGGTCTCGCCGGAGGAGAGCGTGACGCGCTGCCTCGACAAGCTGGCCTTCGCGCGCTTCGGACAGTCGGGTGGCCTGCCCTTCATTCCGGCCTTCGAAGGGCTGGAGGATGCCGGCCCCGCTCCCTACGCCGTTAAGGAGAGATTCGGCGCCGGCTCGCGCGCCATCGGCCTGAACCTCGATGCGGCTTCCGCGCAGGAGCATGCCAAGGGGCTGACCGCGCCGATCTTCCAGCCCTTCATCGAAGGTATGGAAATCAGCGTCGATGCCTGGATCGACAGAAACCACAAGATGAAGGGGCTGGTCCTGCGTCGCCGCGACCGGGTGGTGGACGGCGAATCGCAGGTGACGACGACATTCCGCGATGCCGCCATTGAGGATGCCGCCCGTACGGCGCTGGAAGCGCTGCAGCTCTGCGGGCCGGTGGTCATGCAGATCCTGATCGACAGGGCCAGCCAGCCGCACATCATAGAATGCAACAGCCGGTTCGGCGGCGCCTCCACCGCCGGCATCGCTGCCGGGCTGGACTCGCTGTACTGGAGCCTCGCAGAGGCCGCGGGCAAGGATGTCGTCGCCCTGCCCTTCGCCCGCATTTCCGGCGAGGTGCGGCAGGTGCGCCTGCCCGCCGACACGCATTTCATCCTGCCGGCATGA
- a CDS encoding HAD family hydrolase — protein MILVFDLDDTLYDESRFVESGFRAVARFGKQQFGWDEQDSLAQMLETLVREGRGAVFDRWLAAHGQHGKALVAACVKAYRHHKPTLSLFPKAASLLPSLSAYPLYLVTDGHKIVQANKVEALGIAPLFRKCFITHRYGIRHAKPSPYCFELIRRREKADWRQIVYIADDPSKDFVGLNPLGAQTVRVLTGRHRHVVAKPGFEARHTIPDLFSFSSLLAEMERG, from the coding sequence ATGATCCTGGTCTTCGACCTCGACGACACGCTGTACGACGAAAGCCGCTTCGTCGAGAGCGGCTTCCGCGCCGTCGCCCGTTTCGGCAAGCAGCAATTCGGCTGGGACGAACAGGACTCGCTGGCGCAGATGCTGGAGACGCTGGTGCGCGAGGGGCGTGGCGCGGTGTTCGACCGCTGGCTGGCGGCGCATGGGCAGCACGGCAAGGCGCTGGTTGCGGCCTGTGTGAAGGCCTACCGCCACCACAAACCGACGCTGTCGCTGTTCCCGAAAGCGGCTTCGCTGCTGCCCTCCTTGTCGGCCTATCCGCTCTATCTCGTCACTGACGGGCACAAGATCGTGCAGGCCAACAAGGTGGAAGCACTCGGCATCGCGCCGCTGTTCCGCAAATGCTTCATCACGCACCGCTACGGCATCCGGCACGCCAAGCCCTCGCCCTACTGCTTCGAGCTGATCCGGCGGCGGGAAAAAGCGGACTGGCGGCAGATTGTCTATATCGCCGACGATCCGTCGAAGGATTTCGTCGGGCTGAATCCGCTGGGCGCGCAGACCGTGCGCGTGCTGACCGGCCGGCACCGGCATGTCGTGGCGAAACCGGGCTTCGAGGCGCGCCACACCATCCCCGACCTGTTTTCCTTCTCTTCCCTGCTGGCGGAGATGGAACGAGGTTAA
- the pseI gene encoding pseudaminic acid synthase, which produces MPPMMTIDGRPVGPGHPPYIVAEMSGNHNGDIGRALAILDAAKAAGADSVKLQTYRADTITIDHDGPDFRVGKGLWEGQRLYDLYQDAHTPWEWHEPLFRHAREIGITIFSAPFDPTAVELLESLDAPVYKIASSEIVDIPLIRLVARTGKPLILSTGMATFEEIEEAVAAAREAGAKEIAVLHCISAYPTPIERANLSNIPDLAARLGTVVGLSDHSMGTLASTVAIGLGASLIEKHFTLARADGGVDSAFSLEPAELATLVADTCAAQAALGTPVYGPTEAEQDSLRFRRSLYVVADVKKGETITEASVRSIRPAHGLLPKYLDAVLGRKASRDLKRGEAFKADMVEGGVPGA; this is translated from the coding sequence ATGCCTCCCATGATGACCATTGACGGCCGGCCGGTCGGGCCGGGTCATCCGCCCTATATCGTGGCGGAGATGTCGGGCAATCATAATGGCGATATCGGACGCGCACTCGCCATCCTGGACGCGGCGAAGGCGGCCGGTGCCGATTCGGTGAAGCTGCAGACCTACCGCGCCGATACCATCACCATCGACCATGACGGGCCGGATTTCCGCGTCGGCAAGGGGCTGTGGGAAGGCCAGCGCCTGTATGACCTGTACCAGGACGCGCATACGCCGTGGGAATGGCACGAACCGCTGTTCCGGCACGCGCGGGAAATCGGCATCACCATCTTCTCCGCCCCGTTTGACCCGACTGCGGTCGAACTGCTGGAATCGCTGGATGCGCCGGTTTACAAGATCGCCTCGTCGGAAATCGTCGATATCCCGCTGATCCGGCTCGTGGCGCGGACCGGCAAGCCGCTGATCCTGTCCACCGGCATGGCGACCTTCGAGGAGATCGAGGAGGCGGTGGCCGCCGCGCGCGAGGCCGGGGCGAAGGAGATCGCCGTCCTGCACTGCATCAGCGCCTATCCGACGCCGATCGAGCGCGCGAACCTGTCGAACATTCCCGATCTGGCGGCGCGGCTGGGCACGGTGGTCGGACTGTCTGACCATTCGATGGGCACGCTGGCCTCCACCGTGGCAATCGGGCTGGGCGCCTCACTGATCGAGAAGCATTTCACCCTGGCCCGCGCCGATGGCGGCGTGGACAGCGCCTTCTCGCTGGAGCCGGCGGAGCTGGCAACGCTGGTGGCCGATACGTGCGCGGCGCAGGCCGCCCTGGGCACGCCCGTCTATGGCCCGACCGAGGCGGAGCAGGATTCCTTGCGGTTCCGCCGCTCGCTCTATGTCGTGGCGGATGTGAAGAAGGGCGAGACGATTACCGAGGCCTCGGTGCGCTCCATCCGCCCGGCACACGGGTTGCTGCCGAAATATCTGGATGCCGTGCTGGGCCGCAAGGCGTCGCGTGACCTGAAGCGCGGCGAGGCGTTCAAGGCCGATATGGTGGAAGGCGGCGTGCCCGGGGCCTAA
- a CDS encoding crotonobetainyl-CoA--carnitine CoA-transferase has protein sequence MAEDKPIRTLVGSTQSESERKLELVRRLRNSPIPDQELLDNIGLYLTRQTLSRINFMQMLYRMIVPVHGVIMEFGVRWGQNMALFSALRGIHEPYNYNRMVIGFDTFEGFPSVGPEDGGRVQAGDYGVAENWMGELEDILGFHTQNAPIPHKTKHRLVKGDATETLPAYLQEHPETIVALAYFDFDIYKPTRDCLEAILPHLTKGSVLAFDELNMPEFPGETLAVREVLGLSRYAIRRDPSSPLTSYMVIE, from the coding sequence ATGGCCGAAGACAAGCCCATCCGTACCCTCGTCGGCTCGACGCAATCCGAATCCGAGCGCAAGCTGGAGCTGGTGCGGCGCCTGCGCAACTCGCCTATTCCGGATCAGGAACTGCTGGACAATATCGGCCTCTACCTCACCCGCCAGACCCTGTCGCGCATCAATTTCATGCAGATGCTCTACCGGATGATCGTGCCGGTGCATGGCGTGATCATGGAATTCGGCGTGCGCTGGGGGCAGAACATGGCGCTGTTCTCGGCGCTGCGCGGCATCCATGAGCCCTACAACTACAACCGCATGGTGATCGGCTTCGACACCTTCGAGGGCTTTCCGTCGGTCGGCCCGGAGGATGGCGGGCGCGTGCAGGCAGGCGATTACGGCGTTGCCGAAAACTGGATGGGTGAGCTGGAGGATATACTCGGCTTCCATACCCAGAATGCGCCGATACCGCACAAGACCAAGCACAGGCTGGTCAAGGGCGACGCCACCGAAACCCTGCCCGCCTATCTGCAGGAGCACCCGGAAACCATCGTCGCGCTGGCCTATTTCGACTTCGATATCTACAAGCCGACGCGCGACTGCCTGGAGGCGATCCTGCCGCATCTGACAAAGGGCAGCGTGCTGGCCTTCGACGAGCTGAACATGCCCGAATTCCCAGGCGAAACCCTTGCCGTGCGCGAGGTGCTGGGCCTGTCGCGCTACGCCATCCGCCGCGACCCGTCGAGCCCGCTGACCTCCTACATGGTGATCGAATGA